A stretch of the Lolium perenne isolate Kyuss_39 chromosome 3, Kyuss_2.0, whole genome shotgun sequence genome encodes the following:
- the LOC127342429 gene encoding uncharacterized protein yields the protein MVRKATRYEPGPAFQESGVEDTLEISPSDSTELWLIQWPINHVDASDFHGNEVSLKLHKDGNLGNLECSSGKSYELVSFAAQQPDATVFLPSGSEMKAVGKISRRVSLVRYPEPQELEKEKPGFGSLMTPGSKKSAGSSRKTMSRFTSASKNRSSQGSAFSLGQHSVEPASKHKRKKRTDESSLGNSNMSGKSSQGSQARGTESNTTSEIPQPSVEKSKKKKKVRIAE from the exons ATGGTTAGAAAAGCAACACG CTATGAGCCTGGACCGGCATTTCAGGAGAGCGGAGTGGAGGATACGCTCGAAATCTCGCCATCAGACTCCACCGAACTTTGGCTAATCCAGTGGCCTATAAACCAT GTGGATGCTTCAGATTTTCACGGCAATGAAGTTTCGCTTAAGCTTCACAAAGACGGAAACTTGGGAAACCTCGAGTGCTCCTCGG GGAAATCATATGAACTCGTCAGCTTCGCTGCTCAGCAGCCAGATGCAACCGTATTTCTTCCATCAGGATCTGAAATGAAAGCTG TGGGGAAGATTTCACGCAGAGTTAGCTTGGTCCGTTACCCTGAACCTCAAGAATTGGAGAAAGAGAAACCAGGTTTTGGGAGTCTTATGACTCCTGGCAGTAAGAAATCTGCAG GTTCTTCCAGGAAGACTATGTCTCGGTTCACTAGTGCATCGAAGAACCGCAGCAGCCAAGGATCAGCATTCTCTCTGGGTCAACATAGTGTGGAGCCAGCGTCTAAACACAAGCGAAAGAAGAGAACGGATGAAAGCAGCTTGGGCAACTCAAACATGTCTGGGAAGTCCTCCCAAGGGTCCCAAGCTCGTGGAACAGAAAGCAACACAACCTCCGAGATACCGCAACCGTCGGTAGAGAaatccaagaagaagaagaaggttaGGATTGCAGAGTAG